A region from the Triticum urartu cultivar G1812 chromosome 1, Tu2.1, whole genome shotgun sequence genome encodes:
- the LOC125556569 gene encoding transcription factor MYB4-like gives MRGSMMKKGKWSKEEDNLIKNHIEKYGIGCSWQGLSNTLGLRRCGRSCRSRWLNYLRPGLKHGNFTPAEDRIICEMYRKKGSCWSVIAAELPGRTDLAIKNYWNSTLKKQLPRKARSRRRRRTGGTSSSSDATSLDLALVVYDEESTSGTARDLPLVVCNEDDSATATTAGHLPLLAYNVNEASSTAGSSSSHAGAVSAGSPVQARAQPPPLPAAAANEEPIAAVPVSGPVKMEQRTPPPPADETSEEMDVDCRLMSPLPLGLMELPDLPSIAMDLPHIAGFDDIDSLLSYFDH, from the exons ATGAGAGGGAGCATGATGAAGAAGGGCAAGTGGTCCAAGGAAGAAGACAATCTGATCAAAAACCACATTGAGAAGTATGGCATTGGCTGTAGCTGGCAGGGATTATCCAATACTTTAG GGCTTCGGCGCTGCGGCCGGAGCTGCCGCTCAAGGTGGCTGAACTACCTCCGTCCGGGGCTGAAGCACGGCAACTTCACGCCGGCCGAGGACAGGATCATCTGCGAGATGTACAGAAAGAAAGGAAGCTG CTGGTCCGTCATCGCCGCCGAGCTCCCCGGGAGGACGGACCTCGCCATCAAGAACTACTGGAACAGCACGCTGAAGAAGCAGCTACCCCGCAAGGcgaggagccgccgccgccgccgcaccggcgGCACGAGCTCGTCGTCCGACGCCACGAGCCTGGACCTCGCGCTGGTCGTCTACGACGAGGAGAGCACCAGCGGCACCGCGCGGGACCTCCCACTGGTCGTGTGCAACGAGGATGACAGTGCCACTGCCACCACGGCGGGGCACCTCCCTCTGCTCGCGTACAACGTCAACGAGGCGAGCTCCACGGCTGGGTCCTCGTCGAGCCACGCCGGCGCCGTCTCGGCCGGATCGCCGGTGCAAGCGCGTGCCcaaccgccgccgctgcccgccgccgccgcgaacGAGGAGCCGATCGCGGCGGTGCCGGTGAGCGGGCCGGTGAAGATGGAACAGCGGACGCCGCCACCGCCTGCTGATGAAACCAGCGAGGAGATGGACGTCGACTGCCGCCTCATGTCTCCGCTCCCCCTGGGGCTCATGGAGCTGCCGGACCTTCCCTCCATCGCCATGGATCTGCCTCACATTGCCGGCTTCGACGACATCGACAGCCTCCTCTCCTACTTTGACCACTGA
- the LOC125556558 gene encoding protein NEOXANTHIN-DEFICIENT 1 — protein MEAEDDQPAAGYRHGPPWVFKGSALYQLHLVKAATARAFVPKELRLVEAFGYTLGGMFLARYHDSPAGQFDELVVIAGIVWNPPTSCAWAARVLVNSAEACRHGRKEVGLPSHVAAFSQTEDSTLRNKPNNFLNILGMGSGFSKQENYRRIEIKEASGSSSRHLCNISLPLNEGSRGSHKRSKWMGPAIKMSLPSFSGQTEDHPELLKYSCKVECRVRPVSPAKIWSPKTAEPQECSDGMNSSTGSSDSDAQKQSLLVLLSRPILALEFSSLRMHVDAPKIVAPHPKKKEVRYSST, from the exons ATGGAGGCCGAGGACGACCAGCCTGCCGCCGGTTACCGGCACGGGCCGCCGTGGGTGTTCAAGGGCAG CGCATTGTACCAGCTGCATTTGGTGAAGGCGGCCACGGCGCGGGCGTTCGTGCCCAAGGAGCTGCGCCTGGTGGAGGCCTTCGGCTACACGCTCGGCGGCATGTTCCTGGCGCGCTACCACGACAGCCCCGCCGGCCAGTTCGACGAG CTGGTGGTGATCGCCGGCATTGTGTGGAATCCGCCGACTTCCTGCGC GTGGGCTGCCCGGGTGCTAGTAAACAGCGCTGAAGCCTGCCGGCATGGACGCAAG GAAGTAGGGCTTCCAAGCCATGTCGCGGCATTCTCACAG ACCGAAGATTCTACGCTCAGAAATAAACCAAACAACTTCCTCaacattctcggaatgggttCAGGCTTCTCCAAGCAAGAGAATTACCGGCGCATTGAGATCAAGGAGGCCTCGGGCTCATCATCAAGGCATTTGTGCAACATCAGTCTGCCTCTCAACG AAGGGTCAAGAGGATCACATAAACGCAGCAAGTGGATGGGTCCGGCAATCAAAATGTCCCTCCCAAGCTTCAG CGGCCAGACAGAGGACCAtcctgagcttctcaagtactcCTGCAAAGTAGAGTGCAG GGTGCGGCCGGTGAGTCCAGCTAAGATCTGGAGCCCTAAAACCGCTGAACCACAGGAGTGTTCTGACGGCATGAACAGCAGCACCGGATCATCGGATTCAGACGCGCAAAAACAAAGCCTCCTGGTCTTGCTATCCAGGCCCATCTTGGCTCTGGAGTTCAGCTCCCTGCGGATGCACGTCGATGCGCCGAAAATTGTCGCTCCGCACCCCAAGAAGAAGGAAGTCAGATACTCCAGTACCTGA